A stretch of Oscillospiraceae bacterium DNA encodes these proteins:
- a CDS encoding metal-sensing transcriptional repressor gives MNECCHKTKHRESEEFNALQNRLKRIEGQVRGLQKMLSEDAYCTDILTQVSAVQSALNAFSKVLLENHIRTCVVTDIKNGDDAVVTDLVETIQKLMK, from the coding sequence ATGAACGAATGCTGTCACAAAACCAAACACCGGGAATCGGAGGAATTCAACGCCCTGCAAAACCGGCTCAAACGCATCGAGGGGCAGGTAAGGGGTTTGCAGAAGATGCTGTCCGAAGACGCCTACTGCACCGACATCCTGACGCAGGTCTCCGCCGTGCAGTCTGCGCTGAACGCCTTCAGCAAAGTGCTGCTCGAAAATCACATCCGAACCTGCGTGGTGACGGACATCAAAAACGGCGACGACGCGGTCGTGACCGACCTTGTCGAGACCATTCAAAAACTGATGAAATGA
- a CDS encoding heavy metal-associated domain-containing protein — MKTLKVPDMHCQMCVERISKALTGQGIAFKVDLATKTVEVEDAKAAAAIETLDDIGFSAQE; from the coding sequence ATGAAAACACTGAAAGTACCCGACATGCACTGTCAGATGTGCGTCGAGCGCATCTCAAAGGCGCTTACCGGACAGGGAATCGCGTTCAAGGTCGACCTTGCAACCAAGACCGTCGAGGTGGAAGACGCCAAAGCCGCCGCCGCCATCGAGACGCTCGACGACATCGGTTTCAGCGCACAGGAATAG
- a CDS encoding accessory gene regulator B family protein — MGMLHKLALKISDYFKKMNVLKVDQEIYTYGIELILSDVLNLLILFIAACVLNRILETAVWSAVFLVSRKYTGGFHAPSHFLCILTAQIGFIVSYFVCESLNPAAYIWFESIITGIGIIIPLVFGPVGSPKKPITKSFYQKKKISLSVFLIAITAVFLLIIFFFSDIKVFLYGFASYMVVIFLIPAGYIDNKIRCGYGSGVITNEN, encoded by the coding sequence ATGGGTATGCTGCATAAATTAGCGTTAAAAATTTCAGATTATTTTAAAAAAATGAATGTCCTGAAAGTGGATCAGGAGATTTACACATACGGTATCGAATTGATTCTGAGCGACGTTTTGAATCTGTTAATTCTGTTTATTGCAGCCTGTGTGCTAAACAGAATTTTAGAAACGGCAGTTTGGAGCGCTGTGTTTCTCGTATCGAGAAAATACACCGGCGGATTTCATGCACCGTCTCATTTCCTTTGCATTCTGACCGCTCAAATCGGTTTCATCGTATCGTATTTTGTCTGTGAATCCCTGAATCCTGCGGCTTACATCTGGTTTGAAAGCATTATTACAGGAATAGGAATTATAATTCCCCTTGTTTTCGGCCCCGTAGGAAGTCCCAAAAAACCCATTACAAAATCGTTTTATCAAAAAAAGAAAATTTCATTATCCGTGTTTTTAATCGCAATAACCGCAGTATTTTTATTAATCATATTCTTCTTCTCGGATATCAAGGTGTTTCTCTATGGTTTTGCGTCCTATATGGTGGTAATTTTCTTAATTCCCGCCGGATATATAGACAACAAAATAAGGTGTGGTTATGGGAGTGGGGTTATTACTAATGAAAATTAA
- a CDS encoding cyclic lactone autoinducer peptide gives MMKKFFSMASKLCLLLAPIALTTAIASNGIMCVMWAYQPQAPESLQKLGK, from the coding sequence ATGATGAAGAAGTTTTTCTCGATGGCATCAAAACTCTGCTTGTTGCTCGCCCCCATTGCATTAACCACTGCAATTGCATCAAATGGAATCATGTGCGTAATGTGGGCATATCAGCCACAGGCGCCCGAATCACTGCAAAAACTCGGCAAATGA
- a CDS encoding GHKL domain-containing protein, whose amino-acid sequence MEIIVQYSLKLFAAITEVILIYYFSDAFFERRLRKACYLIGAFAVVFLFLIDCYFNAISIIVGGFIIAILIIVFSSYGGFSEFLPKLLISVFIYWVLNLGETIPAMLCMWLFGESNFILAMQTNIIIFTIVYVGSKAFSFLLTFIVKQASKKQIVAFKLKYKIFLLLCPTISFAIYYYWCNLIYYGKQNDYVFTLGLSIALFLLNLLNIKLLNWIIEDAEENARMSMVQEYLKNERSHITKLDARNGEIRKISHDIRHHMLTLSALLSSKNYPEAENYIERLTDDVLQKTKTIDSGNTLIDSVINEYYAQAAAHGIKIVYHIKILENLPVDEIGLVIILGNALKNAIEYCEKEKIDTVKVTMRSNDKFLIIEIINQLKTVTPEMSAGIFKSSKPNQLIHGIGIRSMRETVKSMSGDISIECKDERFVLSAIIPLKRVN is encoded by the coding sequence ATGGAAATAATCGTTCAATACTCGTTAAAGTTATTTGCTGCCATAACCGAAGTAATATTAATATATTACTTCTCAGATGCTTTTTTTGAGAGACGTCTCCGTAAGGCTTGCTATCTTATCGGTGCTTTTGCTGTGGTTTTCCTGTTTTTAATTGATTGTTACTTCAACGCAATAAGTATTATTGTAGGCGGCTTTATCATTGCAATTTTAATCATTGTTTTCTCATCTTATGGTGGTTTTTCGGAGTTTCTTCCCAAATTACTGATCTCTGTTTTTATTTATTGGGTTCTAAATCTCGGTGAAACCATACCCGCGATGCTCTGCATGTGGCTTTTTGGAGAGTCGAATTTTATACTCGCAATGCAAACCAATATCATTATATTTACAATTGTTTATGTTGGCAGCAAAGCTTTTTCTTTCCTTTTAACCTTTATCGTAAAACAAGCCTCAAAAAAACAAATTGTAGCATTTAAACTAAAATATAAAATATTTTTGCTTCTTTGTCCGACAATCAGCTTTGCAATCTATTATTATTGGTGTAACCTCATCTATTATGGAAAACAAAATGATTATGTTTTTACACTCGGGCTTTCTATTGCGCTGTTCCTTCTAAATTTATTAAATATAAAATTATTAAATTGGATTATTGAAGACGCTGAGGAGAACGCAAGAATGTCCATGGTCCAGGAATACTTAAAAAACGAGAGATCTCATATCACAAAGCTCGACGCGCGCAACGGCGAAATCCGTAAAATAAGCCATGACATTCGGCATCATATGCTGACGTTATCCGCGTTGCTGTCGTCAAAGAATTATCCGGAGGCCGAAAATTATATAGAGCGTCTAACCGATGACGTTCTTCAAAAAACCAAGACCATTGACAGCGGTAACACCTTGATCGATTCGGTTATCAATGAATATTATGCCCAGGCAGCCGCCCACGGAATCAAAATTGTTTATCATATTAAGATACTCGAAAATCTGCCGGTTGACGAAATCGGCCTTGTCATCATTCTGGGAAACGCTTTAAAAAACGCCATTGAGTATTGCGAAAAGGAAAAGATCGATACCGTCAAAGTCACCATGCGCAGCAACGATAAATTTTTAATAATAGAGATCATCAATCAATTAAAAACCGTTACGCCGGAAATGAGCGCGGGCATATTTAAATCAAGTAAACCCAATCAGCTTATTCACGGAATCGGTATCCGGAGCATGAGGGAAACCGTTAAATCCATGTCCGGTGATATCTCCATCGAATGTAAGGATGAGCGTTTTGTTCTCTCCGCAATTATCCCCTTAAAGCGCGTGAATTAA
- a CDS encoding LytTR family DNA-binding domain-containing protein, whose product MYIAICDDDANLIIDLKNKCKNAPCFSDTASPVKIQTYHSGEELITALNANPQLTYDIILLDIEFGPNTVNGIETTKILREMGIETPVIITTSYDSYLRQGYGLGIMRYITKPVAQEEIDEALTICLKKIALLDAKIVLRDGNRNTAVRYRDIVYFECRSHTVIVYAKTRQKYTCNTTISFIEEQMPKKYFYKIHKSFLVNFNYVSCIKDLNLTLDDGTVLLIAQRRRSKCMDFFREYVKENI is encoded by the coding sequence ATGTACATAGCCATTTGCGATGACGATGCCAACTTAATAATCGATCTAAAAAACAAATGCAAAAATGCCCCTTGTTTTTCGGATACCGCTTCTCCCGTCAAGATACAGACTTATCATAGCGGGGAAGAACTTATTACTGCTCTAAATGCAAATCCTCAATTAACATATGATATCATTCTTCTGGATATCGAATTCGGCCCGAACACCGTCAACGGAATCGAGACAACGAAAATTCTCCGTGAAATGGGTATTGAAACACCTGTCATCATCACAACTTCCTATGATTCCTATCTGCGACAGGGTTACGGTCTCGGAATCATGCGTTATATCACGAAACCGGTTGCGCAGGAAGAAATCGACGAAGCCCTAACCATTTGTCTTAAAAAGATTGCTCTTCTCGACGCAAAAATCGTGTTAAGAGATGGCAACCGGAACACTGCGGTCCGGTACCGGGATATCGTCTATTTTGAGTGCCGTAGTCACACCGTCATCGTATACGCCAAGACCCGGCAAAAATACACCTGCAATACCACTATCAGTTTTATTGAAGAACAGATGCCCAAAAAGTATTTTTATAAAATTCACAAGAGCTTCCTTGTGAATTTCAATTACGTCTCCTGCATCAAAGATCTCAATTTGACCTTAGACGACGGTACTGTTCTGCTGATTGCGCAAAGACGCCGGAGCAAGTGCATGGACTTTTTCAGGGAGTATGTTAAGGAGAATATTTGA
- a CDS encoding alpha/beta hydrolase-fold protein yields MKKKIYMADEKCRMNFEVFTPEPFKKNLPLIVYLHGAGERGTVIEHLSRHGIPLMLENGYETEAVILCPQCPGDCVWDNIPHEVKAVIDRVIAEYDVDHTRVSLTGSSMGGFGTWMIGLTFPNFFSAIAPVAGGGMSWRCSNLSTTPVHAYHGGADTGVPLVYSQLMVDSVVKNGGSAELTVLDGYGHCDGINTAYQQYGIIDWLLSHKRTDFSPIPEALSVYY; encoded by the coding sequence ATGAAGAAGAAAATTTACATGGCGGATGAAAAATGCCGCATGAATTTCGAGGTCTTTACGCCCGAACCGTTTAAAAAAAATCTGCCCCTGATCGTTTACTTACACGGCGCGGGCGAGCGCGGCACGGTAATCGAACACCTCAGCCGCCATGGGATTCCGCTGATGCTTGAAAACGGGTATGAAACCGAAGCCGTGATCTTATGCCCGCAGTGCCCGGGCGACTGCGTTTGGGACAACATTCCGCACGAGGTTAAAGCCGTCATTGACCGGGTGATCGCCGAATATGACGTTGACCATACGCGGGTCTCGCTGACCGGCTCGAGCATGGGCGGCTTCGGGACATGGATGATCGGGCTCACTTTTCCGAACTTCTTCTCGGCGATTGCGCCGGTGGCGGGCGGCGGGATGTCGTGGCGCTGTTCCAATCTGAGCACCACGCCGGTGCATGCCTATCACGGCGGGGCGGACACGGGGGTGCCGTTAGTCTATTCGCAGCTGATGGTAGATTCGGTGGTGAAAAACGGTGGCAGCGCAGAGCTGACTGTGCTGGATGGATACGGCCACTGCGACGGTATCAACACCGCCTATCAGCAATACGGCATCATCGACTGGCTGCTCTCTCACAAGCGCACCGATTTCTCCCCAATCCCCGAGGCCCTCTCGGTATATTATTAA